From one Solanum stenotomum isolate F172 chromosome 12, ASM1918654v1, whole genome shotgun sequence genomic stretch:
- the LOC125848273 gene encoding L-ascorbate oxidase homolog: protein MGKLTLLHLLCGILIFWAVSVVKAEDPYRYFTWTATYGMASPLGTPQQVILINGQFPGPRLDLVTNENIVLNLINKLDEPLLLTWNGIKQRKNSWQDGVLGTNCPIPPNRNYIYKFQPKDQIGSYTYFPSTQLHRAAGGFGVLNVYARSVIPVPYAKPAGDFSLLIGDWYKTSHKALRQISDSGKSLPFPDGLLINGQKQSTFTGDQGKTYMFRISNVGLKTTINFRIQGHKMKLVEVEGSHVIQNLYDSFDVHVGQSLSILVTLDQSPKDYYIVASTRFTTTVLTSTSVLHYTNSQTPVSGPVPAGPVNQFQWSLMQARTIRWNLTSNAARPNPQGSFHYGKITPSRTILLANSAPLINGKQRYAVNGISYINPDTPLKLADHFNIPGVFTLDSIRSAPTADSPHLATAVLPSSLHEFLEIVFQNNEDTMQSWHLDGYDFWVVGFGSGTWTQASRKGYNLVDALTRHTTQVYPKSWTAIFVSLDNQGMWNLRSAMWDRQYLGQQVYLRVYNPTASLANEYGIPTNALLCGKAAALRHP from the exons ATGGGGAAATTAACTTTGCTTCATTTGCTTTGTGGAATCTTGATTTTTTGGGCCGTCTCTGTGGTAAAAGCAGAGGATCCTTATAGATACTTCACATGGACTGCCACTTATGGAATGGCTTCTCCATTAGGTACTCCCCAGCAG GTAATCCTTATCAATGGCCAATTCCCTGGTCCTAGGCTTGACCTTGtcactaatgaaaatattgTCCTCAACTTGATTAATAAGTTGGATGAACCCCTTCTCTTGACATG GAACGGAATCAAACAGAGAAAGAACTCTTGGCAAGACGGAGTTTTGGGAACAAATTGTCCTATTCCTCCAAACAGAAATTACATTTACAAGTTTCAACCTAAAGACCAAATTGGGAGCTATACTTATTTCCCTTCAACTCAACTGCACAGAGCTGCTGGAGGTTTTGGAGTGCTTAATGTTTATGCGAGATCTGTAATCCCTGTTCCATATGCAAAACCTGCTGGAGATTTCAGTTTGCTTATTGGTGATTGGTACAAGACTAGTCATAAG GCATTGCGGCAAATATCGGATTCAGGGAAGTCTCTTCCCTTCCCAGATGGTCTCCTTATAAATGGCCAAAAGCAGTCAACTTTCACTGGTGATCAAG GCAAAACATATATGTTCAGGATTTCAAATGTGGGTTTGAAAACTACCATTAACTTCAGAATTCAGGGCCACAAGATGAAGCTAGTAGAGGTTGAAGGATCGCATGTCATTCAAAATTTATACGATTCTTTCGATGTCCATGTTGGTCAATCTTTATCTATCCTTGTCACATTGGATCAATCTCCAAAGGACTACTACATTGTTGCATCTACAAGGTTCACGACAACTGTTCTTACTTCCACCTCAGTGCTCCACTACACAAACTCTCAAACACCCGTATCTGGACCTGTGCCAGCTGGTCCAGTTAATCAATTTCAGTGGTCGTTGATGCAAGCCAGAACAATCAG GTGGAATTTGACATCAAATGCAGCTAGACCAAATCCTCAGGGTTCATTCCATTATGGAAAAATTACACCTTCAAGGACAATTTTGCTTGCCAACTCTGCACCACTTATTAACGGGAAGCAGAGATACGCTGTCAATGGTATCTCTTACATTAATCCTGACACTCCTCTGAAGCTTGCTGATCACTTTAATATCCCCGGGGTGTTCACTTTGGATTCCATTCGAAGTGCTCCCACTGCTGATTCTCCACACCTAGCTACAGCTGTGTTGCCATCTTCTCTCCATGAGTTCCTTGAAATCGTTTTCCAAAACAATGAAGACACAATGCAATCTTGGCATCTTGACGGTTATGATTTCTGGGTCGTAGG TTTCGGATCAGGTACTTGGACACAAGCTAGTAGAAAAGGGTATAATCTTGTTGATGCTCTTACTAGACATACTACACAG GTTTATCCTAAATCTTGGACTGCTATATTTGTGTCATTGGACAACCAAGGAATGTGGAATTTGAGGTCTGCAATGTGGGATAGACAATATCTTGGACAACAGGTTTACCTCAGGGTATACAATCCAACAGCCAGTTTAGCTAATGAATATGGCATACCTACCAATGCTCTTCTCTGTGGCAAAGCTGCTGCACTTCGACATCCTTAA
- the LOC125848308 gene encoding autophagy-related protein 101 encodes MNCEVCQLKELDVEHFEIREVLRCILHTIMFHRALGLLRPKDVDLELFDITYTQCGDVEVEKKIEEKITLFIDRVEKHPNRKNQICLSFCEVKNKQASWFTTKVER; translated from the exons ATGAATTGCGAAGTTTGTCAGCTAAAAGAACTT GATGTGGAGCACTTTGAGATACGAGAAGTCCTCCGAT GTATTTTACATACAATTATGTTCCACAGAGCCTTAGGCCTGCTGCGGCCGAAGGATGTTGATTTGGAACTTTTTGACATTACATAT ACACAGTGTGGTGATGTGGAAgttgaaaagaaaattgaagagaagATTACCCTATTCATCGATAGAGTCGAGAAGCACCCTAACAGGAAAAATCAG ATTTGCCTATCCTTCTGTGAAGTAAAAAACAAGCAGGCCTCGTGGTTCACTACCAAAGTTGAACGT